The Desulfobacterales bacterium sequence GTCTTTGCCATCTTCCCATTCAATAAATCCATACCCTTTTCTGTCGTTAAACCATTTTACGATTCCTTCCGCCATAACGCTGACCTCCTTCGTAAATTAACCATCAGTTATCAGTTTTCCGTTTCCGGGGCGCCATAACCCCCTGGCCGAAAAAAAACCCGACCAATTGGACGGGTTCGTATTTAACATAAATGAATGGGCCCAGCAGTGCGGGAAAAGGCCCCATACAATCTATCAACGATTCAAAGTGTATAACGGATGCAGGCGGTGTCAGTCTTTTAGCCGGAATATGTGTCAATGGGTAAGCCAAACTTTAAATAATACCTGGGTAAGTCCGATGCTGTTCCAACCAGTAAAATTTATTATAATGTACTACAATATTGTAAGATTTTGCATCAGTCAAGAAAAAAATATACAACGTCCAAATACCCGGGCATCCGGCCGGTTGAAGATACAACGCCCTTCAGGCGCTTTTCCCAAAATATATTCAGGCCTTTATTAAAATTGAATTCCGCTCTATAATGAAACATTTTTTTAAAGGCCTCATCATTACGGACGGCCGCTGGAGTTCATCCATGCAGATCCGCGTTGATTGCTATGCCGGTTATCGCGGCGAAGAGACGCCGCGCAGATTTTGGCTGGGATCACGAAAGATTGTAGTGAGAGAAATTCAAGATCGCTGGATTGCCCCGGACCACCGGTACTATAAGCTGGTGGGTGAGGATGATGCCGTGTATATTATCCGGCACGATATGGTATCCTTGGACTGGGAACTGATATTTTATCAAAAAGCCGGGGTTCCCTTTGTTGTGCGAGGCCCGTCAGGAAAATTAGGCGATTCCTGATGCAGGCCGGGACCAGCCGGATAGATGGGTGCGATTCCATGTTGACTTACATTGCTGTTGGGTTTGTTCTGTTTCTGGCCGGCTTTATCCAGGGACTTTCCGGGTTTGGCGCGATCCTTATGTCGCTTCCGCTGCTGGCGGTCTTCCTGGATATTAAAACCGTTATTCCCCTGGCGGCCCTGGCGGCCCAGGCCATCACGCTGATGATATTAAACCAGTTAAAGCATCATCTTGATTGGAAAAAAATTCTGCCGCTGCTGTTTTTAGGAACGTATATCGGCGGCCGTTTCTACGGCAGGATCGATGAGATCCTCTACCGTCGCATCATGATGGTTTTGCTGGCCGGCCTGGGTGTTTTAATGATCGTCCGGGCATAGTTCGCTTCGCCGTTATAGAATTAAAGAGTTATTGACAATTCCCGGCAAAAAGAATAGAAAAATAAATATCAGTTTTCCTTCACCAGAGCTGCCGTCTCTCAACATGCTCCTGTTTTTTTGTGACGCCGACTTCTTGCGCTGATCTCTTCCGATCGTTCACA is a genomic window containing:
- a CDS encoding sulfite exporter TauE/SafE family protein; this encodes MQAGTSRIDGCDSMLTYIAVGFVLFLAGFIQGLSGFGAILMSLPLLAVFLDIKTVIPLAALAAQAITLMILNQLKHHLDWKKILPLLFLGTYIGGRFYGRIDEILYRRIMMVLLAGLGVLMIVRA